In a genomic window of Ipomoea triloba cultivar NCNSP0323 chromosome 3, ASM357664v1:
- the LOC116013457 gene encoding uncharacterized protein LOC116013457 yields MSETGGITASSLAITEKKPQRTGGCVGIFFQLFDWNRRFAKKKLFSKKLLPPVRLKQGSKKFGGDEKQPKHRLIADENSGGFPNIIKSNSKGCSVYSEKKHEMRSPGLVARLMGLDSMPAVPKEKPKKVSFNESAGNKEEKFGCDTGRFEGEEQSFVKMGAKQELRPQKLQKTGLSERRPVTRFGAEALQIKSMLSRSRKHHPKLATPLKSPRNVAGRNASRLIGVATKILEPGMQKSRGKYALPCSDTLRRPSAVLQEHPMSSTPGNSEFSSYYTGAANALKGTSCQHCGHSLDILDSIPSQEEEPSIIPSPVSNCIEHCQDSERSMPRVPVFYSQEQKERAHQGPLYSAAVEEELCSAGGRFEKNPVNRGQMPQQLTSQECQPSHGSSHGPVCRTQKPNQMFPGRDRVPQRARSSSLQSNRVTSAANSVNETKNFVALNKALNGSSTRMRMPTKSDSCAFESERRFCNRRTESLSPVRKRRSVNVTRQGESSEFTNFNLGKGLSGSSNSMSGKESVHPIRSMNRAYTDRKSPYPQEIGQNGSRQKVNDIVSFTFKSPVKQKAEVQGEAIGRRFQTNSCSDRTPGKLVLKENNGSICSEEPPFALRGDTLGAILEQKLKELTCQEVELAEGGTTSRKTTAVILQELISALTAERQFHEDNFIVRSSGKSGISHPDNTHHDYTPTKFQATAKSATTPAAYNRDINHFSPGSVLEGSFSNNSYVSSSLDGNSISGDKLVSDSLYFCDESCSFNPDTDLLDSATSLATGKCYRTLVSDLVNNITAVLQKINLFNGDLRGSKLDYAKEILLNAELVLGNAAWSSSPLDTGFSVTQFLLEELETLASVMLMRFDDLLGLENAKHGSQLKQFIFDCVLEVLDSKVSRYSKSGFRAWTKLPPCMNTEILLFEILGEVKLWTAMTGLIHDDKIEWDMSHSLGKWTDFEVEVFENGAEIDRQILQNLVDEVVMDFCTVL; encoded by the exons ATGAGTGAAACTGGGGGGATAACAGCTTCATCATTGGCTATAACAGAGAAGAAGCCTCAAAGAACTGGGGGCTGTGTAGGCATCTTCTTTCAGTTGTTTGATTGGAACCGCAGGTTTGCCAAGAAGAAACTATTTTCCAAGAAACTGCTCCCACCAG TTCGTTTAAAGCAAGGCTCTAAGAAGTTTGGGGGAGATGAGAAGCAGCCAAAGCATAGATTG ATTGCTGATGAGAACAGTGGGGgctttcctaacattattaagAGTAATAGCAAGGGGTGTAGTGTTTATTCTGAAAAGAAGCATGAAATGCGATCTCCGGGTTTGGTTGCTAGGCTCATGGGGCTGGATTCAATGCCAGCAGTTCCAAAGGAGAAGCCAAAGAAGGTTTCATTTAATGAATCTGCAGGTAATAAGGAGGAGAAGTTTGGTTGTGATACAGGTAGGTTTGAGGGTGAAGAGCAAAGTTTTGTAAAAATGGgggcaaagcaagaattaaggCCTCAGAAGCTTCAGAAAACGGGGCTGAGTGAGAGGCGCCCGGTGACTAGGTTTGGAGCTGAGGCATTGCAGATAAAGAGTATGCTGTCGCGGTCAAGGAAGCATCACCCGAAGCTGGCTACTCCGCTGAAAAGCCCTAGGAATGTTGCTGGGAGAAATGCATCTCGGTTGATTGGTGTTGCTACTAAGATTCTGGAGCCCGGGATGCAGAAGAGTAGGGGGAAATATGCCCTGCCTTGCTCAGACACTTTGCGTCGACCCTCAGCAGTTTTGCAGGAGCACCCGATGAGTTCAACACCGGGCAATTCTGAATTCTCTAGTTACTATACGGGCGCTGCCAATGCTCTCAAGGGAACGTCGTGCCAACATTGTGGCCATTCGCTTGACATCTTGGACTCCATACCGAGCCAAGAAGAAGAACCATCCATAATTCCTTCGCCTGTTTCAAATTGCATTGAACATTGTCAAGATTCAGAAAGAAGTATGCCAAGAGTGCCCGTATTTTACTCCCAGGAACAAAAGGAAAGGGCTCATCAGGGGCCATTGTATTCTGCTGCTGTAGAAGAAGAATTATGTTCTGCAGGAGGTAGATTCGAGAAGAATCCCGTTAACAGAGGTCAAATGCCACAGCAGTTGACTAGCCAAGAGTGCCAACCGAGCCATGGTTCATCTCATGGTCCTGTGTGCAGGACTCAAAAGCCAAATCAAATGTTTCCCGGGAGAGATAGAGTTCCTCAAAGGGCAAGGTCAAGCAGTTTGCAGAGCAATAGAGTCACGTCAGCAGCGAATTCAGTCAATGAGACAAAAAATTTTGTTGCGCTTAACAAAGCCTTAAATGGAAGTAGTACTCGAATGAGGATGCCAACCAAATCAGATAGTTGTGCTTTTGAATCAGAAAGAAGATTTTGTAATAGGAGAACCGAGTCCCTTTCTCCAGTGCGTAAGAGAAGGTCTGTGAATGTAACTAGACAAGGTGAGAGTTCGGAgttcacaaattttaatttaggaAAAGGATTAAGTGGTAGCTCTAATTCAATGAGTGGCAAAGAGAGTGTTCATCCCATCCGTTCTATGAACCGGGCTTATACTGATAGGAAGTCGCCATATCCACAAGAAATTGGCCAAAATGGCTCAAGACAGAAGGTCAATGATATTGTTTCATTCACTTTTAAATCGCCAGTGAAGCAGAAGGCCGAGGTGCAAGGAGAAGCTATTGGAAGAAGGTTCCAGACTAACTCATGTTCTGATAGGACCCCGGGGAAATTGGTATTGAAGGAAAATAATGGCAGCATTTGCTCAGAGGAACCACCGTTTGCTTTGAGGGGGGATACACTAGGCGCGATTCTGGAACAGAAACTGAAAGAGCTGACTTGTCAAGAAGTTGAGTTGGCCGAAGGGGGTACTACATCAAGAAAAACTACTGCTGTCATTCTTCAGGAGCTAATATCTGCTTTAACAGCAGAGAGACAATTTCACGAGGATAATTTTATTGTAAGATCTAGCGGGAAAAGTGGTATCTCTCATCCTGATAATACACATCATGACTATACCCCAACGAAGTTTCAG GCCACAGCAAAATCAGCCACAACCCCAGCTGCATACAACCGGGATATTAATCACTTCAGCCCAGGATCCGTTCTTGAAGGTTCATTTTCAAATAACAGTTATGTCTCGAGCAGTCTGGATGGAAACTCAa TTTCAGGGGATAAATTGGTTTCTGATTCTTTGTATTTCTGTGATGAATCGTGCTCATTCAACCCTGATACGGATCTTCTGGACTCTGCAACCTCTTTGGCCACGGGGAAGTGCTATAGAACATTAGTCAGTGACCTTGTTAACAACATTACTGCAGTTTTACAAAAGATCAACCTTTTTAACGGTGACTTGAGAGGAAGCAAGCTTGACTATGCAAAGGAGATACTTTTAAATGCCGAACTAGTACTTGGAAATGCAGCCTGGAGTAGTTCACCTCTAGACACAGGTTTTTCTGTGACCCAATTTCTTCTCGAGGAACTTGAAACACTGGCCAGTGTTATGTTGATGAGGTTTGATGACCTACTTGGCCTTGAGAATGCCAAACATGGAAGCCAACTTAAACAGTTCATCTTTGATTGCGTTTTAGAGGTTCTAGATTCGAAGGTCAGTCGATATTCCAAATCTGGTTTCAGAGCATGGACAAAACTACCGCCTTGCATGAACACAGAGATACTACTGTTTGAGATACTCGGGGAGGTGAAACTGTGGACGGCAATGACAGGGTTGATTCATGACGATAAAATAGAATGGGACATGAGTCATTCTTTGGGAAAATGGACTGATTTTGAGGTTGAAGTGTTTGAAAATGGGGCTGAAATCGATCGACAAATACTCCAGAATTTGGTAGATGAAGTTGTGATGGACTTCTGTACTGTACTGTAA
- the LOC116013932 gene encoding uncharacterized protein LOC116013932 — MGGTDESVSLFSALDPKSLLLSQFSSADHPQFLQLTTEGFLLERGPRYKAYADLRESKLRMKHMKPPVSEEEELILTPPKKQVKFQGSMATPPRRSKGASVLAQSVPDFSYALRKENRKPPAPLPPVMEKSATPPPPGMKSGRFVGGVGSKSLNSGDKRSGGLMSRKSYANLEEFKGLASAARNAINGDNRAGNGRRGGTGKTVLGYRQL, encoded by the coding sequence ATGGGGGGGACCGACGAATCCGTGTCGCTATTCTCCGCTCTCGACCCCAAGTCTCTGCTGTTATCGCAGTTTTCCAGCGCCGATCACCCCCAGTTTCTGCAGCTCACGACGGAGGGCTTTCTTCTCGAGCGAGGGCCCCGATACAAGGCCTACGCCGATCTCCGGGAATCGAAGCTCAGAATGAAACACATGAAGCCGCCCGTATCGGAGGAGGAGGAGTTAATCTTGACTCCTCCGAAGAAACAGGTGAAATTTCAGGGGAGTATGGCCACGCCCCCGAGGAGATCGAAGGGGGCGTCTGTTTTGGCCCAGTCGGTTCCGGATTTCTCGTACGCGTTGAGGAAGGAGAACCGGAAGCCGCCGGCGCCGCTGCCGCCGGTGATGGAGAAGTCGGCGACGCCTCCGCCGCCGGGGATGAAAAGCGGGAGGTTTGTTGGGGGCGTGGGGAGTAAATCGTTGAACTCAGGGGATAAGAGGAGTGGAGGGTTGATGAGTAGGAAGAGCTATGCGAATTTGGAGGAGTTTAAGGGGTTGGCTTCTGCTGCTCGGAACGCCATTAATGGAGACAATAGGGCTGGGAATGGAAGAAGGGGTGGCACTGGCAAGACTGTTTTAGGCTACAGACAGCTCTGA